The Armatimonadota bacterium genome includes the window CGCACAGGCGACCGTTGCACCATGCCCACAGTGCCATATACATGCTCCCCTTGTGATGCACGAATAGCCTCAAACCACCCCATCGCCTTGATCAAGGTTTCCGCGTACTCCTCATCAGCATTCGAATCAGCGACGATGCCACCGCCTGCATAGAAGGTAATCTTCTTGTCGCGAACCACGGCGGTACGAATGGCGATGTTCATGTCGATGCCGCCGTGGAAGCCGATATATCCGAGTGAGCCAGTGTATACCTCGCGGGCGACAGGTTCTACCTCCTCGATAATCTGCATCGCACGCACCTTAGGCGCACCGGTGATACTGCCGCCAGGGAACGTTGCCCATAGCAGAGTTGCCGCGTCTACCTCAGGGCGCAGGGTAGCTTGCACCGTGCTGGTGAGGTGGTACATCTGCGCAAAGCCTTCGAGCGTCATCAACTCGGCAACTTCGACGGTGCCAACCTGCGCCACACGCCCCAGGTCGTTACGCTCTAGGTCCACAATCATAATGTGTTCCGCGCGGTCCTTGTGGCTGTGCAACAGTTCACAGGCGTATCTCCTATCCTCGCTCATATCGGTTGCTCGCGGGCGCGTGCCTTTGATAGGGCGAGTTTGTACGCGGCGGGTGATGGGGCACACATGCAGAAACCGCTCTGGCGACAGGCTGATGATAGTGAAGTCTTCCGCTTGCAGGTACGCTCCGAAGGGTACAGGGCTGATGGCACGTGCTCGCAGGAACAATCCAGCAGGGGAACCTTCAAAGCACGCCTGAAACATCTGCGCAAGGTTGACCTGGTACACGTCGCCTGCTGCGATATAGCGCTGGATGCGCCGGTGAGCCTGCGCGTATTCACGTCGGCTCCAGTACACCTGCGTCTCGCCACAATGGTAGGCGGGAGCAACGGGAGGAGCGGGGGTGTTCAGAAGACTCTGCCACTGTGTGACGAGTTGCTGAAGCCTTTCCTGTGCTCGCCGGAGCTGTGCAGCACCCTGGTGCGGAAAGCCCGTGGATGTCAGAATCATTTCCCGGCGGTAGAGGTCGATAGCTGCTATCGCGTCGTAGAAGCCAAACCAGTAGAGCGGTAACCTGTTAGGTGCAGGAAGGCGATTGGGGCAGGATTCTATCAGGGCTTTGAGTCCGTAGTTCAGAAAGCCGATGGCTCCCGCTGGCAGAGGCGTGAGATAATTCGCAGCTGGCAGGGAGTATCTGTTCAGGAACGTCTGCAGTAGCCGCAAGGGGTTGCCCGCGACAAACTGGCTCCCCTCATCGGACGAGTGCCACCAAGCCCCATCCTCCGTGCCTTCCAGAATACCGAACGGCTCTTGTGCCACGATGCAGTAACGCGCCAAAGGGAATTTACCTGCGGGCGAAGGCTCCGTTGCGCTA containing:
- a CDS encoding aminodeoxychorismate synthase, component I; its protein translation is MRLYPAEHVVAPCGEHLLQWAAIPLPDGLSLQEIYTRLPLQQPGIVLLDSATEPSPAGKFPLARYCIVAQEPFGILEGTEDGAWWHSSDEGSQFVAGNPLRLLQTFLNRYSLPAANYLTPLPAGAIGFLNYGLKALIESCPNRLPAPNRLPLYWFGFYDAIAAIDLYRREMILTSTGFPHQGAAQLRRAQERLQQLVTQWQSLLNTPAPPVAPAYHCGETQVYWSRREYAQAHRRIQRYIAAGDVYQVNLAQMFQACFEGSPAGLFLRARAISPVPFGAYLQAEDFTIISLSPERFLHVCPITRRVQTRPIKGTRPRATDMSEDRRYACELLHSHKDRAEHIMIVDLERNDLGRVAQVGTVEVAELMTLEGFAQMYHLTSTVQATLRPEVDAATLLWATFPGGSITGAPKVRAMQIIEEVEPVAREVYTGSLGYIGFHGGIDMNIAIRTAVVRDKKITFYAGGGIVADSNADEEYAETLIKAMGWFEAIRASQGEHVYGTVGMVQRSPVR